In the Platichthys flesus chromosome 14, fPlaFle2.1, whole genome shotgun sequence genome, acgagGTGGTGTGCGTCTGTACgagctgttgtgtgtctttacgaggtggtgtgtgtctgtacgagGTGGCGTGCGTCTGTACGAGGTGGTGTTTGTCTGTAcgaggtggtgtgtgtctgtacgagCTGTTGTATGTCTGTACGAGGTGGTGTGCGTCTGTACGAGGTGGTGTTTGTCTCTAcgaggttgtgtgtgtctgtacgagGTGGTGTGTGTCTTCACGAGGTGGCGTGCGGCCATACaaggtggtgtgtgtctgtacgagctgttgtgtgtctgtaagaggttgtgtgtgtctgtacgagGTGGTGTGTGTCTTCACAAGGTGGCGTGCGGCCGTACaaggtggtgtgtgtctgtacgaggtggtgtgtgtctgtaagaggtggtgtgtgtctgtaagaggtggtgtgtgtctgtacaagGTGGTGTGTGTCAGTACGAGCTGTTGTGCGTCTGTACGAGCTGTTGTGCGTCTGTAcgaggtggtgtgtgtctgtacgagGTGGTGTGCGTCTGTACGAGCTGTTGTGCGTCTGTACGAGCTGTTGTGCGTCTGTACGAGCTGTTGTGCGTCTGTACGAGGTGGTGTGAGGCCGTACaaggtggtgtgtgtctgtacgagGTGGTGTGCGTCTGTACGAGCTGTTGTGCGTCTGTACGAGGTGGTGTGCGTCTGTAcgaggtggtgtgtgtctgtacgagGTGGTGTGTGTCTTCACGAGGTGGCGTGCGGCCGTacaaggttgtgtgtgtctgtacgagcttatgtgtgtctgtacgaggttgtgtgtgtcaggactCGTGGACTGACCTCCTGATTGGTCTCTGGTCGGTCGGGGGGGTATCAGGCTCTGGTTGATCAGGGGGGTGGAGCTGTGGGGGGGTTGAGGGCCCCCTGTCGGCCCCCGACACCTCAGAATAAGTCACGCCCTTGTAGAACCCTGGCAACGCACAGTCTGTGCCCTGGCTCTCAGGGGCCCCCGGCCCCCCCTCGTCCTCCAGGATCTTCCCGATGGAGAACTGGAAGAGAGAGTCAGGGGCCGGGGCCTCCACAGGGGGGCCCTGTCCTTCCGAGGGGGGGCTGCTGAGCGTGGAGCTGTCCTGGCTCTCCAGCGAGTGCTCCTTAGCCAGACTGGAGTAGAACTCCACTGCCGGGACAAAGTAGGGGCCGTAGTCCAAGGGGCCCCCGTTGGTGGGCCGAGGGGCTCCTGAGGGCAGCGTGGCCCTCGGTGTGCTGCGGATGTGGGGGGGCACGAAGGAGATGGGTTCCAAGGCCTCGCCCACGTGACACTCGCCACCTTCCTCTAGAACCGCAAACGGAGAGAACCTCTGGAACTCTGAAGTCACCACGGCAACTGAGCCGTCAGCCGGTTTAGACGCCATGGCGAcgcaggaagcaggaagcagcGCCGCTCCGGGTGTGACGGGTAGAACCCGACCAGAACCATCAGCTAGAACCCGACCAGAACCATCAGCTAGGACCCGACCAGAACCATCAGCTAGGACCCGACCAGAACCATCAGCTAGGACCCGACCAGAACCATCAGCTAGGACCCGACCAGAACCGACGGGTAGAACCCGACCAGAACCGTCCATCCACAGCACGAAGTCTGGAGACAGTCAGGTGATCACTACAGGCTCTACAGGTACTGCAGTACAAAGTGTCAAGTACCTGTATAATACAATCATTGTAGTACTCAGTGTGTGGTACATAGTGTGTAGTACCTGTGTAGTACCCTGGGGGGAGCACTTCATCTTGTTTGTAGTTTGGTTCTCCAACCAGCTGACGTAAAGCTTCAGCAACCAGACCTTTGTAACTGACAGAGAACAAACCAGTCAGAACCAGTtagaacctgtgtgtgtgtggtaactGTGTGtagtacctgtgtgtgtggtatctgtgtgtgtgtgtgtggtatctgtgtgtgtgtgtggtaactGTAAAGGCCACTGTAATATCCTGCGAGTCCGTTACGGGCCGACCCTTTTTGATTCATAGTTCTCCGGTACTGAAAACAATTCGGCGCCAGAACAGTGGGTGGCGCCAACagaagacgagcttagagaagcctccCTCATGAGTTCTCTGAAGTCcacgttcattatttacctgctcccggCTTTTCTCACACCCAGTGTACGATGGTGCCTCAATGAagtaaagtgacacccagcgggtcataatgttTGTTATCGTTTCTTAGTGCAGCGCTTCacggtcttgtttccgaacagcgttgctaattcaacagcttgaagctacacggaggcagctatctgtgtgtgtgtgtgtgtgtgatacctGTTTGTAATACCTGTGTTtagtacctgtgtgtgtgtagtctgtgtgtgtggaatctGTGTatgtggaatgtgtgtgtgtagtacctgtgtgtgtggtacctGTGTGTAGTACCTGTGAgaggtatctgtgtgtgtgatacctGTGTGTAGTACATGTGTGTAgtacctgtgtgtgcgtgtggtacCTGTGTGTAGTACCTGTGAgaggtatctgtgtgtgtgtgtagtatctgtgtgtgtgtagtacctgtttgtgtgtggtacCTGTGTGTGGTACCTGTGTGTAGTACCTGTGTGTAGTACCTGTGTGTAGGGTACCTGTGTGtagtacctgtgtgtgtgggatctgtgtgtgtacctgtacTTGCGGTTGACCTCGTCAGCAGTCAGTGCGTGGTCAAACATCAGGACTTTGTGGGCCTCCTGCAGTCGTGGTCCGGTGTAGTCGCGGTACTCCAGCTCGATGGCGGCGTCCAGCAGAGACAGGTACCTCCGGACTATCAGGGCATAGGGACTGTCTGTGGAGACACAGGGATGTGTTGACATGTGACTGGGCAGACATGTtcaattctgttttatttgtacatCATCAAATCAGAAGATACATGATCTCAAGCTCTTTACGCACGAGAGACCGACCTGTGAGGTCTCTACAATGAGCCCTGTCTGAATGAAGGAGTAAGAAGTTGTGGGTCATCCAGACCTGGATGTTCTTGAGACGTGAAGTTGGACTAAGTGATTAGATTCATCAGCTTCATATATGTACAGCTGGGTGTCGTCTGCGTCACAGTGGACGTGGACGAGGGGCTTTCTGAGGATGTGGCCTAAAGGAGCAGATATAAGGTGAAGAGCATCGGTCCTGGGACAGAACCCTGTGGAGCTCCATGACCaacctgtgtgtgcatggaggAGTCAGTGTTAACATGAACTGAAATCTATgtgataaatatgatttaaaccagtctAATGTTCCTCTGGTCCCAACATGTGGTTCCAGTCTCTGTAACAGAATCCTATGATCTGTGGGGTCAGATGCTGAACTAAGATCCAACAGGACCAGGACAGAGACAAGTCCATCATCTGAGGACATGAGCAGCTCGTTAGTAACTGTTAGCAGCTGTTTCTGTGATGATTCTAAATCCTGACCGATCATTTCTGTGTCAGTTATCACAGCAGCTTAGCATCAGGTTCTTCTGGGTTCTGGACATGAAGGTTTGAAGTGGGTCCAATCAGCTGAAGCCTCTGGATGTAGAGTGGGCTTCTAAACACAGGTTTAATTCCAGCTACTTTAAAAGCTTGTGGTACGCAGCTGGTTAACAAAGACATTCATCTGATTCAATATGAAACTGTTGATTAAGAAGTCCGGTGGGGAGAAAGTCTCATAGACAAGTTGTTGGTTCAGAGGATGAAACTAGTGAAGTCAGTTCAGAAGATCAACTGAAGAAAAGAGGTCCAGATAAAGATCTGGTTCTACAGGTGGTTCTATGGTTTCTGAACTGGACCATGTATCTGTGCTGTTCATTGGGGGGAGGTGGTGGTTTGGTTCCCTGATGGTTATTATTAAGTTGTGAAGATTTTCATGAAATCTTTGCTTCTCAGAGGAATCGATGGATCAGTCCAGCTGTGACTCTGTCAGCTACAGAGCTGAAGAGGAACCTGGGGTCGttcttattttcttctattaatAATAGGAGCTTCTGGCTTTCTTGTTATTTATCAGACTCTCTTTCCAGGCCAGGTGAAAATCATCTTGGCTGGTAGAACTTCCTCTCCAGCTTCttggatgttttaaaaaacgAGTTTGAGAATGAATCCTTGGAACTAATGTTGTGATTGGTTATGTGTTTTACTGACTGGTGACGTTGCTGATGAAGGCAGAGGAGAAGACGCGGTGCAGCACCAGGCTGGGGAAATGACCCAGCTGGAACAGAGACATGAGGATGTTGACGGTGGCGAGCGGCGAGCTGAGAGCCTTCAGCTCCAACACCTCCTCCAAGCCAGAGAAAAACTGCTGCTCATTGGACGGACGGTAGCTCATCCTGCTGAACGGGAACACTAGCTTCTGGATcacctgaggacagagacgGACACACCTGAGTCCCATTCACAGGAACTAAAGATCACACGACCATCCATCCTGTCCTTACCTTACTGTCCAGGTACTCCGCCTTCTTCACCAAGAAGTCTGCGATGGTGTCAAGCAGTCGGGTCTCTCTCAGGCGATGGCGAGCGATGTATTTGGCAATCAGAGCCATGGTGTACGGCGTGATGCTGTCAACCTTCTTGGGGAGCTCCTCTGACAGAGACAATGGGTCACATGTTTGCATGATTTCCTAGAAGAGTCTTATCCCCTCCCTCTTTGATAACATCAGCAGTGATGGATCTCGTGAGTCATCAGTGTCGTGGGCTTGTTGGTGGCAAAGTGTTGATGGTGGTCAGATTCTTACCTGCCAGGCTGCTGATGAACTTCTCCTGTCGGTTCTGGTAGAACAGGTGGGAACTGAAGATCAACTCCAGACTCTTGTTGCTCGCCTCTCGAGCACACGCCGCCAGCATCTCATCCAACAGCGCCATCTCCTGGTCACGAACGCCGCTGACACTCGCCAAAGTGTGTTTAACAAGACGTAAGATCTTCCTGcagaggagagctggagagTTAGCATTGATCAGACTGACAGAGTGCAACCACGTGAATGGTCACAGGTGTTCTCACCTGTTGGTAAGCAGTAGTTCAGGGTTTGGGGGCGTGTTGTTGGTTTTAGCAGTGGTGgttgcagcgccccctgcagtgGCAGagggctcctgctgctgcagcgagCGCCACTTGAGTCTGTAATACGAGAGCAACAAGAAGAGCGTCTGCGGGTGGCGCTCTCTCTCCAGGTTCTTCTCCAGGCCGGCTAAGCAGGCCTCGGTCAGCGGGTGTTGACTTCCTGGATGGAGCTTCATACTGGAGCTGAACACCATGGAAACGTCCTTCTGGTTAAACTGGCTCAGTCTGGCCTGAGACTCCGCCTCCAACACGTGGACCACCTGAGCGTCACTGGATAGACCTGCATGTCGACAGGCGAGATGAGCAGTGACACAGGTAGAAGATTAATGTCGTTAAAAAtgtttatgtctttttttttaccacattaacGACTGATCAAGTCATGATGTCACAAACATGGCTGCTCACCTCTCTTCAATTGGTTAGTTTAATTCTGATCATGGCTCTGCCTAGCCTgatgttgtcagactcacaattctagtcagaccgcgagtctgagaccgctccattgggctgtgattatggggcgtgtttcaactgaccaggaagtaaaattcctcttcgctcaattggatagacctacaaccaatcagagcaacgtagtatgtgacgtatgctaagcaacgcattgtgagttatttactaacgccgggttcacaccggacgcttcagcgcagcgccaagccttaaataacagctggctcccatccactcccatgttaaacctttgtgccggtcactggaggctgaagcactgcgaggcagccttggcgcagcgcggtgcttcagcctccggtgtgaccggcacaaagccgtgcagcgatctactggatcaacgggtgatattattagttcagcatcgcttcagtgtccggtgtgaacagccaagcgccggggcgatagggattagcacgttctctgttcctgtttcaaaatgaatgcgctgtcgatgtcttctaaaacactTCAGCATGTTGTGACTCTGCAGGATCGTAGTGTCTCACTGAGATATAAAGAACGAGTGTTAGTGAGGATCATCACAGACTCAACCCTGTGGAGTTAAACAAgtcaacccccccacccccccccctcacagaaGGGCCTCCCCTCTATTCCAGCACCTCTGCAGCTGTAAGGCTTCAGCTGGATGTCGCCCtctagattaagattaagattaagattcatttattagtcccaaacacagacacactcatgcaggtagggaaatgtaacctctgcctttgacccatctggtgcaggacacacagagcagtgagcgaccatgtacggcgctcggggagcagatgttgggggagtaaggtgccttgctcaggggcactagacagggtagggagaatctagggagatttttggacagatcaatccaggttcatctttttgttgtctctccgtggagtcgaaccagagaccttctctgcccatagtccaagtttctgccactagtcctcTAGTGGCTGTGGCATCTTTGTTATGGCTAAAAGGTTCATAGTTACAGATTTACTCTAACCCTGTTTAAAACACACTCTTCACTTCATTAGACTTAATACTctgaagtatttgtactttatcTTGTATCAAgtccttgtttgtgtttgttgggaTGTGACAGAATAGAGTGGATATTAAACAGCTTCACATCCACAGTCTGACTCTAGATCTGACTTTTCATTTACCAAATGGAAACACGTCGGCTGTGGAGGAAGATTAACAGCACGTGTGAGTTTGTAATAACTTCTTCTGATACTAATGCTGACATTGAGCTGACTTGAGGTCAGTGCTACcaatcttctctcctctgttgtgGCTTCACTCCCTCTTCATCACCAGCCTTGATTAGCCCTGAATGAATGGTGTTAGTGGAACAGCTTAGGCCTCAAGGTGGAGCTGATTCCAGCTGCACTTTTTCACTTCCACCAGGATTAGTTCAGCTACTTTGATGTGTGTGAAGTCACATGACCTCTGCtgataacaaaaacaatttgtCACTCACCAAGTGCTGCCACAGCATACAAACAGTTGACAATGCTGAAGTTGTCAAACTTGGCGCAGTCGTTGACGATGGCGTTACAGAGCGTCTGAAAGTCCTGATGCTCAAGGATCTGGCGTTCGTctcccccctctgctcctccacctgccGGGGCTTCTGTGGCGTCCCCTCTGGTTCGTGGTGATGGCGtggcctgcagcagctgtccGATCTTCTGCAGGGCGACGGGGTAGTGGTTGTGGGAGATCTTGGCCGGGTTCTGGGTGACCCAGCGCAGAACCTCGTCAGGCCGCCGCGAACGCTCAATCAGGCGCTTCATGGTGAAGAACGTGTCGTAGCTCATCTTCTCATGGATGAAGTTCCACGTCTTCTTCTTGCTGCCAGGGGCAGCGGCCCCGCCCCCTGGAGCCCCCCCTCCATAAGTTTGGAAGTGGGAGTGGTGCTGGTAGTGGGGGGAGAATTGGGGTGGGGCCAAGTGGGCAGGTTGCGGGTGGTAGAAGTGGGCTCCTCTGTGGGCGTCGGGGCGGCCCTGGTACAGGTGGTAGGCAGGGGGAGGTGGAGTCGGGTGGtgagggaggtggtggtgaggaGGGTGGGGTGCCTCCATCACGGCCAGCCCCGCCCTTCTCCCATGTTtgaccccacctcctccccctcctcctcccccagaGGTGCTGTAGAGGCGGGTGGTGTACATGGTGACGGACTGACGGGgccgggagggagggaggcggtGAGCTTGGCTCAGGAGGCGCCACCCAGTGGACAAACACAGCATAGTCCGACAACCAGGACGCCTGGAGGCAACAGTACGGtcctcctgcagagaagaagagcagctCGATTAGGCtgggtgtgtttctgtgtgtgtgtgtgtgtgtgtgtgtgtgtgtgtgtctgtctgtgtgagagagagtgtgtgtgtgtctgttgctgtgAGTGTCTGTcgctgttagtgtgtgtctttcactgtgagtgtgtgtgttagagtgtgtctgtcgctgtgagtgtgtgagagtgtgtctgttgctgtgagtgtgtgtgagagtgtgtcagtcgctgtgagtgtgtgtgagagtgtgtcagtcgctgtgagtgtgtttaagagtgtgtctctgtcgctgtgagtgtgtgtgagagtgtgaatgttgctgtgtgagtgtgtgtctgtcactgtgagtgtgtctgttgcTTTGTGAGTGTCTGctactgtgaatgtgtgtctgtcgctgtgtgtgtctgtgtctttcacTTTGAGTGTATGTCTGTCACtgagaatgtgtgtctgtgagtgtgtgtctgtggatgtgagtgtgactgtgtctgtcactatgagtgtgtgtctgtcactttgagtgtgtgtctgtcactgtgagtgtgtgtctgtgactgtgtgtctgtcactgtgagtgtgtgtctgtcactgtgagtgtgtgtctgtcactgtgggtctgtgactgtgagtgtgtttgtgagatgacAGAGGCCGTTTTGATCATTGACTGATCATCgactgtgattgacagctgctcacacacttcccccccacccccagcccccTTCTGTCAGCTGACCTGAGCCCacatgctaacgttagcatctAGCTGGGAAGTTGAGCCTTCCACATGCGCTGACACAGTGACGTCACCATGAAACGCCATGTGagtgtgatgatgtcatggttGAAGTGACGTCCCTCCCGTGTGTTGAAGCTAACCAGGTGTCTGACATGCTAATGCTAGCCGGCTGTCAGCTAGCAGCCCGGCTAACAGGGCTAACAGTCGCATGAACACGGTGGAGCTAGCTGATGCAACATGTTAACATATAAACAGAgcctaagctaagctaacagatGCTGGTCTTTTAGCACGTTAACATCGTTCTGTCCTTCCTCCAGCAGCTTTTACAGATAAGCTGCTAACTGGCCGGGCTATGGCCGGGTTACAGCCGAGCTACAGCCGCGCTAAAGACGGGTACAGCCGGGTTAAAGTCGAGTGAAGCGGGGACCTGAGCCGTGTCGGGTGTTTACCTCATAGCTCCGCTCTGCTCAAAGACCTGAGGCCGCACAGAGCGCGCTTCAGCCGGGAGACAGGCAGCGGTCAGCCACTTCATTCCTCCACACAGCCCTCAGCCATCATCCACTACCCGGCATGCAACTGGAGCAGGGAGGGCGACACCTGCCGTCCGCTGGTAGtaacacccccctcccctcaaagTACACTGGTCATTTTTTATTATAGTGAATGTCAACAGGTGGAAAGAGACGTCATGAAGAGCTCATCAGCTGTGATCAATAAACTTATCAATGATTATTGATCAGTTATAATACGATGATTAACATTTATTCATgaacaatgaacacacacagaggtcagaggtgaccAGAACCTCAGGGATCCAACTTGGGaactacagtcctccgctccacccttcactggttaccagtggctgcccgcagCCGGTTCAAAACATTGGTACTTGGTAccgtgctgtgaacggatcaggtccagtcttcatccaggacctggtcaaacgttacaccccagcccgttcactccgctctgctcaggccaatcggctcgttgctccctcactgtgagagacagctgtcactcatcaacaacacaactgtcTCCTGTCttggctcctgattggtggaacCAGCTCCGCATgaacatccggacatcagaaagtttacacatcttccgccgcaaactaaaaacacacctcatCCGACTCTACCTTGAATAAAACCAAGAGCAACTCAATAAAAATTGAGTTTTTTTATTGAGCAACTCAATAAAAATTGAGTTGCTCTTAATGTCACTTACTCAaatcactttgtagttttgcttcttttaagaaattgtacaTTCTTGATTTTGTTCTGGTTTTATcttcatggttgatgcacttattgtgagtcgctttggataaaagcgtcagctaaatgaaatgagtCACCATCAGGGGGGGTGCTGGTGTCAAGTTCTGACTTCAGAgaacacacagctgcagcatGTCTCCGGTGTCACGTGTCCTTCAACATGTGAGCAGAGTGAATAAACGTCATCCATCTCATCTCAACTCTGATGACCTCAGCAGCAAAACAGCAAGTCACAGACTTCATACATGATGAGGAAGTGAATCACTGAACGACGCCTGTCAGTCACATGTGagcatgttaaacacacacactgtgaatgtAACGAGTCTCcccaggaggagcagcagggggcggTGTCGCCTCTGCGAACATGTGACCGCCGTGAAGAAGCAGAGGACGTAAAGATGGCGGAGCGGGCAGACGACCGGAC is a window encoding:
- the fastk gene encoding fas-activated serine/threonine kinase; the encoded protein is MLCLSTGWRLLSQAHRLPPSRPRQSVTMYTTRLYSTSGGGGGGGGGVKHGRRAGLAVMEAPHPPHHHLPHHPTPPPPAYHLYQGRPDAHRGAHFYHPQPAHLAPPQFSPHYQHHSHFQTYGGGAPGGGAAAPGSKKKTWNFIHEKMSYDTFFTMKRLIERSRRPDEVLRWVTQNPAKISHNHYPVALQKIGQLLQATPSPRTRGDATEAPAGGGAEGGDERQILEHQDFQTLCNAIVNDCAKFDNFSIVNCLYAVAALGLSSDAQVVHVLEAESQARLSQFNQKDVSMVFSSSMKLHPGSQHPLTEACLAGLEKNLERERHPQTLFLLLSYYRLKWRSLQQQEPSATAGGAATTTAKTNNTPPNPELLLTNRKILRLVKHTLASVSGVRDQEMALLDEMLAACAREASNKSLELIFSSHLFYQNRQEKFISSLAEELPKKVDSITPYTMALIAKYIARHRLRETRLLDTIADFLVKKAEYLDSKVIQKLVFPFSRMSYRPSNEQQFFSGLEEVLELKALSSPLATVNILMSLFQLGHFPSLVLHRVFSSAFISNVTNSPYALIVRRYLSLLDAAIELEYRDYTGPRLQEAHKVLMFDHALTADEVNRKYSYKGLVAEALRQLVGEPNYKQDEVLPPGYYTDFVLWMDGSGRVLPVGSGRVLADGSGRVLADGSGRVLADGSGRVLADGSGRVLADGSGRVLPVTPGAALLPASCVAMASKPADGSVAVVTSEFQRFSPFAVLEEGGECHVGEALEPISFVPPHIRSTPRATLPSGAPRPTNGGPLDYGPYFVPAVEFYSSLAKEHSLESQDSSTLSSPPSEGQGPPVEAPAPDSLFQFSIGKILEDEGGPGAPESQGTDCALPGFYKGVTYSEVSGADRGPSTPPQLHPPDQPEPDTPPTDQRPIRRVIMSVNDKWHYCHNSEVLVGSRAMRDRHLRLLGYVIVQLPYHELEKLNGIEEVKTYLHQKLLDVPL